From Domibacillus sp. DTU_2020_1001157_1_SI_ALB_TIR_016, a single genomic window includes:
- the sdhA gene encoding succinate dehydrogenase flavoprotein subunit, whose protein sequence is MSKGKVIVVGGGLAGLMATIKAAEAGTPVELFSLVPVKRSHSVCAQGGINGAVNTKGEGDSPWVHFDDTIYGGDFLANQPPVKAMAEAAPGIIHLLDRMGVMFNRTPEGLLDFRRFGGTQHHRTAFAGATTGQQLLYALDEQVRRFEVAGLVTKYEGWEFLGAVIDDEGICRGIVGQNLATMEIQSFPADAVIMATGGPGIIFGKSTNSIINTGSAASIVYQQGVHYANGEFIQIHPTAIPGDDKLRLMSESARGEGGRVWTYKDGKPWYFLEEKYPAYGNLVPRDIATREIFDVCVNQKLGINGENMVYLDLSHKDPHELDIKLGGIIEIYEKFMGDDPRKVPMKIFPAVHYSMGGLWVDYDQQTNIPGLFAAGECDYSQHGANRLGANSLLSAIYGGMVAGPNAVRYINGLEKSAEAVSSSVFDNHVKQEQVKWNDVMSLNKGSENAYVLHKELGEWMTANVTVVRYNDKLQQTDDKIVELMERYKNIDINDTAKWSNQGAMFTRQLKNMLHLARVMTIGALNRNESRGAHYKPDFPDRNDEEFMKTTMATFTGENTAPSFHYEDIDVSLIPPRKRDYSKKKEEK, encoded by the coding sequence ATGAGTAAAGGTAAAGTTATCGTAGTCGGCGGCGGCTTGGCCGGTTTGATGGCTACGATTAAAGCAGCGGAGGCAGGTACGCCTGTCGAGTTATTTTCGCTCGTCCCGGTAAAGCGTTCTCATTCCGTTTGTGCGCAGGGCGGCATTAATGGAGCGGTTAATACAAAAGGGGAAGGCGATTCCCCGTGGGTACATTTTGATGACACCATTTATGGAGGCGATTTCTTAGCGAATCAGCCGCCGGTAAAAGCGATGGCAGAAGCGGCACCAGGCATTATTCATTTGCTTGACCGTATGGGCGTTATGTTTAACCGGACACCGGAAGGTCTTCTTGATTTCCGACGTTTCGGAGGCACACAGCATCACCGTACCGCTTTTGCAGGTGCCACTACAGGCCAGCAGCTGCTGTATGCGCTGGATGAGCAGGTGCGCCGCTTTGAAGTAGCAGGTCTTGTGACAAAATATGAAGGCTGGGAATTTCTCGGCGCCGTAATTGATGACGAAGGAATTTGCCGTGGGATTGTTGGGCAAAACCTGGCAACGATGGAAATTCAATCGTTTCCAGCAGATGCGGTTATTATGGCAACAGGTGGCCCTGGTATTATCTTTGGTAAGTCTACAAACTCGATTATCAACACAGGCTCAGCTGCATCAATTGTGTATCAGCAGGGCGTTCATTATGCAAATGGCGAGTTCATTCAAATTCACCCAACAGCGATTCCAGGCGATGACAAACTTCGCCTAATGAGTGAATCGGCGCGTGGTGAGGGTGGACGCGTTTGGACATATAAAGATGGGAAGCCTTGGTACTTCCTGGAAGAGAAGTATCCAGCTTATGGAAACCTGGTACCGCGGGATATTGCAACACGTGAAATCTTTGACGTTTGCGTAAACCAAAAACTAGGTATCAATGGTGAAAACATGGTATACCTGGATCTGTCTCATAAAGACCCACACGAACTAGACATCAAGTTGGGCGGAATTATCGAAATCTATGAAAAGTTCATGGGTGATGATCCGCGTAAAGTACCGATGAAAATCTTCCCTGCTGTTCATTACTCTATGGGCGGACTATGGGTTGATTATGACCAGCAGACAAACATTCCAGGTCTTTTTGCAGCTGGTGAGTGTGACTATTCACAGCACGGTGCAAACCGTCTTGGGGCGAATTCTCTCCTTTCCGCTATTTATGGCGGTATGGTAGCAGGACCAAACGCAGTACGGTACATTAACGGGCTAGAGAAAAGTGCCGAGGCCGTTTCTTCGTCTGTTTTCGACAATCATGTGAAGCAGGAACAGGTAAAATGGAACGATGTCATGTCCTTAAACAAAGGATCTGAAAATGCCTATGTTCTTCACAAGGAATTGGGCGAATGGATGACCGCTAATGTGACCGTTGTTCGATATAATGATAAGTTGCAGCAGACAGACGATAAAATTGTTGAGTTGATGGAACGCTATAAAAACATCGACATTAACGATACAGCCAAGTGGAGCAATCAGGGTGCGATGTTTACCCGCCAGTTGAAAAACATGCTTCATTTAGCACGCGTCATGACGATTGGTGCTTTGAACCGGAACGAAAGCCGAGGAGCACACTACAAGCCGGACTTCCCGGATCGTAATGACGAGGAATTTATGAAAACAACGATGGCCACGTTCACAGGTGAAAACACGGCGCCTTCTTTCCATTACGAAGACATCGATGTATCGCTCATTCCGCCTCGTAAACGGGACTACTCGAAGAAGAAGGAGGAGAAATAA
- the sdhB gene encoding succinate dehydrogenase iron-sulfur subunit, with protein MSEQKTVRFLITRQDAADSTPYEEEFEIPYRPNMNVISALMEIRRNPVNKKGEKTTPITWDMNCLEEVCGACSMNINGKPRQSCTALVDQLEQPIRLAPMNTFPVVRDLQVDRSRMFDSLKRVKAWVPIDGTYDLGPGPRMPERKRQWAYELSKCMTCGVCLEACPNVNSKSNFIGPQPLSQVRLFNAHPTGAMNRDERLETIMGDGGLANCGNSQNCVQSCPKGIPLTTSIAALNRETTFQSFRNFFGSDHAVD; from the coding sequence ATGAGTGAGCAAAAAACAGTTCGATTTCTCATCACACGTCAAGATGCCGCTGATTCTACTCCTTATGAGGAAGAGTTCGAAATACCCTACCGTCCGAATATGAACGTGATTTCCGCCCTAATGGAAATCCGTCGTAATCCGGTAAATAAAAAAGGTGAAAAAACAACACCGATTACCTGGGACATGAACTGTCTTGAGGAAGTATGCGGCGCTTGCTCTATGAATATCAATGGCAAGCCGCGGCAGTCTTGTACAGCTCTGGTTGACCAATTGGAGCAGCCGATTCGCCTGGCTCCAATGAATACGTTCCCGGTTGTCCGTGACCTTCAGGTAGACCGCAGCCGTATGTTTGATTCATTAAAGCGTGTTAAAGCGTGGGTGCCAATTGATGGAACGTACGATTTAGGGCCTGGACCGCGTATGCCGGAACGGAAGCGCCAATGGGCATATGAACTGTCCAAATGTATGACATGCGGTGTATGCTTAGAAGCTTGTCCGAATGTAAACAGCAAATCAAACTTTATCGGTCCGCAGCCATTATCACAGGTTCGTTTGTTTAATGCACATCCAACTGGTGCTATGAACCGTGATGAGCGCCTCGAAACGATTATGGGAGACGGAGGACTTGCCAACTGCGGTAACTCACAAAACTGTGTTCAGTCCTGCCCGAAAGGCATTCCGTTAACGACATCGATCGCTGCGTTAAACCGTGAAACTACATTCCAGTCGTTCCGTAATTTCTTCGGAAGCGACCACGCAGTAGATTAA
- a CDS encoding helix-turn-helix domain-containing protein, with protein MTLFVAALILTKREKDVFKRLVDGKSTHDIAEELGISEKTVRNHISNGIQKLGVKGRAQAIVELLRIGELTL; from the coding sequence GTGACGTTGTTTGTGGCAGCTCTGATTTTGACGAAACGCGAAAAAGACGTATTCAAGAGACTGGTTGACGGAAAATCTACACACGACATTGCAGAAGAATTGGGAATCAGTGAAAAAACGGTCCGGAACCATATTTCAAATGGCATTCAAAAGCTGGGCGTCAAAGGACGGGCGCAAGCCATTGTAGAATTGCTTCGGATCGGGGAGCTTACGTTATAA
- a CDS encoding MarR family transcriptional regulator — MSLTQSSSGEAVADIERNLRHIDSIIKQKGREILNDYMITPPQFIALHSLYEKGDTTIGDLSSRMFLACSTTTDLINRMEKASLVARVRDTKDRRIVRIHLLEEGEKIIKEVIKRRRQYVEDVLDNFSEEETAQLNALLSKMHIEMKVE, encoded by the coding sequence ATGTCTCTCACACAAAGCAGTTCGGGAGAAGCGGTCGCCGATATTGAACGGAACCTGCGTCATATTGACAGCATTATCAAGCAAAAAGGCCGTGAAATTTTAAATGATTATATGATTACGCCGCCACAATTTATTGCCTTGCATTCATTATATGAAAAAGGGGATACAACTATTGGCGATCTTTCTTCAAGAATGTTTTTGGCATGCAGCACGACAACGGATTTAATTAACCGAATGGAAAAAGCATCCCTTGTTGCGCGCGTCCGGGACACAAAAGACCGGCGCATTGTCCGGATTCATCTTCTAGAAGAAGGCGAAAAAATTATTAAAGAAGTTATTAAAAGGCGCCGCCAATATGTGGAGGATGTGCTGGATAACTTTTCGGAGGAAGAAACAGCGCAATTAAATGCCCTTTTAAGTAAAATGCACATTGAAATGAAAGTGGAATGA
- the racE gene encoding glutamate racemase: MNRPIGVIDSGVGGLTVAKEMMRQLPKETIYYIGDTARCPYGPRLPGEVRQFTWEMTRFLERYDMKMLVIACNTATAVVLDEIKRQLPIPVVGVIQPGSRAAIKQTKNRRIAVLGTDGTVKSKAYEKAIAAIDPGAEVYALACPGFVPLVESGKYRSERAKQVVAHTLEPLKETPSDTVILGCTHYPLLEPIIADFMGEEVSVISSGDETAREVSAILEFNEMLSDSEQADHRFFTTGSVRAFNAIAADWLGDVPLNTKKIQLA; the protein is encoded by the coding sequence TTGAACAGACCAATTGGAGTAATTGATTCAGGTGTCGGCGGGCTGACGGTTGCAAAAGAAATGATGCGCCAGCTGCCTAAAGAAACCATTTATTATATAGGGGATACAGCGCGCTGTCCGTACGGCCCGCGGCTGCCCGGAGAGGTACGGCAGTTTACTTGGGAAATGACCCGTTTTTTAGAGCGGTATGATATGAAAATGCTGGTGATTGCCTGCAACACGGCTACCGCCGTTGTGTTAGATGAAATCAAACGCCAGCTTCCTATTCCGGTTGTCGGTGTTATTCAGCCAGGCTCCCGCGCGGCTATTAAACAAACCAAGAATCGTCGCATTGCTGTGCTTGGAACCGACGGCACGGTGAAAAGCAAAGCTTATGAAAAAGCTATTGCTGCTATTGATCCGGGAGCAGAAGTGTATGCTCTTGCTTGTCCGGGATTTGTCCCGCTTGTTGAAAGTGGAAAATATCGCAGTGAGCGAGCCAAACAGGTGGTGGCCCATACACTTGAACCGCTAAAAGAAACGCCTTCTGATACGGTTATACTTGGCTGCACACACTATCCTCTCTTGGAACCGATTATTGCGGATTTTATGGGGGAAGAGGTGTCAGTCATTAGTTCTGGTGATGAAACCGCCCGTGAAGTCAGTGCGATTTTAGAGTTTAATGAGATGCTTTCAGATAGCGAACAGGCGGATCACCGTTTTTTTACAACCGGAAGTGTCCGGGCTTTTAACGCGATTGCAGCAGACTGGCTTGGGGATGTTCCATTAAATACGAAAAAAATTCAGCTGGCATAA
- a CDS encoding GerMN domain-containing protein yields the protein MQKKCGLLLLLILSGCSAEPEEGLPVKVVYTEEEGDKPVAAEEKVMAELYVVDENGLLVPQIAAVEGNGQEEQAALIALAEGNIPAGFRSPLPEGTVIQDVELDGKTAIVSVGGAFANYPAEEEELVASAITWTVTGMGQADRVQIKFNGETLESMPKAGLPIAAGGMKREDGINLKAGYTDPGATKPITVYFTGQNEQGPYLVPVTRRISEDETDLIAASVKELAKGPAAGSGLMTSWPADTKLTKEPEVEDGRAVLQFNEAVLENNGEALVSSSLLKPLSLTLAATAQIESIGVEVEGHPEVKMETGAPLPASLTTPLFVNEESLPSAE from the coding sequence GTGCAGAAAAAATGTGGCTTGCTGTTGCTGCTTATACTGTCAGGCTGTTCAGCGGAACCAGAGGAAGGACTGCCGGTGAAAGTGGTGTATACCGAAGAAGAGGGAGACAAGCCGGTCGCAGCAGAAGAAAAAGTGATGGCAGAATTGTATGTGGTGGACGAAAATGGACTTCTTGTTCCTCAAATAGCGGCAGTCGAAGGGAACGGGCAGGAAGAGCAAGCTGCGCTTATCGCGCTGGCGGAAGGGAACATTCCAGCCGGCTTCCGTTCTCCATTGCCTGAAGGAACCGTTATTCAAGATGTCGAGCTCGATGGGAAAACAGCCATCGTAAGTGTGGGGGGCGCTTTTGCTAATTATCCGGCAGAGGAAGAGGAACTTGTCGCATCAGCGATTACGTGGACGGTTACCGGAATGGGCCAGGCAGATCGCGTTCAAATTAAATTTAACGGCGAAACACTAGAGTCCATGCCAAAAGCAGGACTGCCGATTGCAGCCGGAGGCATGAAGCGGGAAGATGGCATCAACTTAAAAGCGGGCTATACCGATCCTGGAGCAACAAAACCGATTACCGTGTATTTTACCGGGCAAAATGAACAGGGACCTTATTTAGTGCCGGTTACCCGCCGTATTTCAGAGGATGAAACAGACCTTATTGCTGCTTCGGTAAAAGAGCTGGCGAAAGGACCTGCAGCAGGCAGCGGGCTTATGACAAGCTGGCCGGCTGATACAAAGCTGACAAAAGAACCAGAAGTAGAAGATGGACGGGCTGTTCTTCAGTTTAACGAAGCCGTTTTGGAAAACAACGGAGAAGCTCTTGTTTCAAGCAGTCTGCTAAAGCCGTTATCACTTACGCTGGCTGCTACTGCCCAAATTGAAAGTATAGGGGTTGAGGTGGAAGGCCATCCAGAGGTGAAAATGGAAACAGGGGCTCCTCTGCCGGCTTCCTTGACGACTCCTTTATTTGTGAATGAAGAAAGTCTTCCATCTGCCGAATGA
- the rph gene encoding ribonuclease PH yields the protein MRTDGRTEKELRPVDIQTSFLTHPEGSVLISVGNTKVICTATIEDRVPPFMRGSGKGWVTAEYAMIPRATGQRNMRESTKGKVTGRTMEIQRLIGRALRAVVDLDVIGERTVWIDCDVIQADGGTRTAAITGAFVAMTLALHDLAIEKEFSVYPITDFLAATSVGIVKEHGVVVDLNYEEDSTAEVDMNVVMTGTGKFVEVQGTGEEATFSMNELQEMLQAAQSGLETLFDIQAEALGVAAELIYERKSVNE from the coding sequence ATGCGCACAGATGGACGGACAGAAAAAGAACTTCGGCCGGTTGACATTCAAACCAGCTTTTTAACACATCCGGAAGGGTCCGTGCTGATTTCAGTTGGAAATACAAAAGTAATTTGCACCGCGACGATTGAAGACCGGGTTCCGCCTTTTATGAGAGGGAGCGGAAAAGGCTGGGTTACAGCAGAATACGCGATGATTCCGCGAGCGACCGGCCAGCGCAACATGAGGGAATCAACAAAAGGAAAAGTAACCGGACGGACGATGGAGATTCAGCGGCTGATCGGCCGGGCGCTGCGCGCAGTCGTAGACCTTGATGTTATTGGAGAGCGCACTGTCTGGATCGACTGCGATGTGATTCAGGCAGACGGCGGAACCCGGACTGCAGCCATTACAGGCGCGTTCGTAGCCATGACCCTGGCTCTGCATGATTTGGCGATCGAAAAGGAGTTTTCCGTTTATCCGATTACGGATTTTCTTGCGGCCACAAGTGTCGGCATTGTCAAGGAGCATGGAGTTGTTGTAGATTTAAATTATGAAGAAGACAGCACTGCAGAAGTAGATATGAATGTCGTCATGACAGGGACCGGGAAATTTGTGGAAGTACAGGGAACAGGAGAGGAAGCCACTTTCTCTATGAACGAGCTTCAAGAAATGCTTCAAGCAGCACAAAGCGGCCTGGAAACGTTATTTGATATTCAAGCAGAGGCGCTGGGCGTTGCAGCAGAGTTGATCTACGAAAGGAAGTCAGTCAATGAATGA
- a CDS encoding XTP/dITP diphosphatase yields the protein MNEVIVATRNAGKAKEFIRMFEPVGITVKTLLDYPDLPDVEETGKTFAENAFLKADFAARSTGRPAIADDSGLIIDALDGRPGVYSARYAGEEKNDQANNDKVRAEMKDVPREDRTGRFMCVLAVAFPDGRDPIYAEGRCEGIIGFEEAGQHGFGYDPLFIPEGYNVTMAQLDPEEKNRISHRANALESLRAQLPELAGEPE from the coding sequence ATGAATGAAGTCATCGTGGCTACGCGTAATGCTGGTAAAGCAAAGGAATTTATTCGCATGTTTGAGCCTGTCGGCATCACAGTGAAAACACTGCTTGATTATCCCGATCTTCCGGATGTAGAGGAGACAGGCAAAACCTTTGCAGAAAATGCCTTTTTAAAAGCTGATTTTGCCGCCCGGTCAACAGGCCGGCCGGCGATTGCTGACGATTCAGGCTTGATCATTGATGCGCTTGATGGACGTCCGGGCGTGTATTCAGCACGGTATGCCGGAGAAGAAAAAAACGATCAGGCGAACAATGACAAAGTACGGGCCGAAATGAAAGACGTACCGAGAGAAGACCGGACCGGCCGTTTTATGTGTGTGCTCGCTGTAGCGTTTCCGGATGGGCGTGACCCGATTTATGCAGAAGGGCGCTGTGAAGGAATCATTGGTTTTGAAGAAGCGGGCCAGCATGGATTCGGGTATGATCCATTGTTTATTCCGGAAGGGTACAATGTGACAATGGCACAGCTTGATCCGGAAGAAAAAAACCGAATCAGCCACCGTGCAAATGCCCTTGAGTCATTACGGGCACAGCTGCCGGAATTGGCAGGTGAACCGGAATGA